The window GAGCATAAAAGTGTGCTTAAAAACATTTCCATGGGCCATGGCGGCTGCCTGtcagttgctgttgttttttatcAAATTGGTTGTACTTGGACTTTAATATGACTTAATAAGCTTTTTGTTCATACAGTATGCGATTATTTCTCTGCATGCgtaagtgtgtgtatgtgtgtaacaAATGTAATTTCCCGCCACACTCACATAtccaaacatatgtatgtatgtatgtatgtatgtgcacacatgtatgtaaataACAAGACGAAAGCCCCGAGGAAAAGTCGTGCTTAAACTGAATTGGAAATACCCTATACATCGAGAAACGATTCTAGCATTTGGTATATTGGATTTACATAGCGAGagtttaatttcaaattattgaatcaaataaaatattgaacacaattaaaataaaaacaaagaatcTGAATGTATTAAGATACGTTCATAATTTTATCATGATAAATAAGAAGTCAATGGACAAAGTACGTACCCCTTTTATAATTACTAATCTTTTAATTCGTTTACTCAATAAAATGTTCTTAAAAGTTTAACAAACTAACATTTGTCTTATTGCTTTTAAAATTAGGAAACTTTACCTAAAGTAGATCAAATTTCTTTATTGGATTATAGAATTAACCACAGAAGAACAATCACAAATTTCATAATACTATCTTTAATCGATTGCCTCATtcataaaattaaatgaaatcacATCACAATTAAACTAACCCAAGCAGactaatttattttgtatagtTATATATGTTGCAATAATTtccaaattaattattatttttgaccAACGAAATATTTCATGTTGGCATTATATTTGTTACGCTTTGCATATCCTGTAAAACGAGCTAGAGTATTgtgggaaaaataaaaaaatcgcAAGGAAAGCCAAGCGTTGCGAGTTTCCGCccattacgcatacgccgcGTGCGACGATGCTTACATGGGAATTCCTATAGACATTGCTTTGGGGTCCTTTGTGGCTCGCTGTTCGCCTTCATCTCGGTttattatatacatagatatttgttttttttttttcgttggtGTTGGCTGTTGTTTTGCgtttactttaatttaataaattaaaacatattttgCATGCTGTTCAAATATAATTACATTTGCTTTTTTGCGGTTTTTCGCtgtggtttttttcttcttttctttgttttcctGCTTtgttatttgtgtgtgtgtgtgtgtcgacttttaattaaaataaaaatgatataaataaaattttgtaacTTGGAGGGGGTGTTTCGCCTTATGTTGGTTATTAATAAACTTTTCAGTTACAAACAAACAGCGGGCAGCTGTACGTATTAACTTTGAGCCCCCTCAACGTACAGCTTCCATCTCCATATCCTTCTCCTACTCCGGATGGGTTGTTTTTTCACTTATTAGTCTTGGTTTGTTGGAACTGAAATTTGCTTTGGCAAATGTCGGAAATCCGACTGCCATTCACGTTGAGTTTgcaattttttccttttgtcaATCCTCCAACTCTATgctgttctctctctctctctctctctctttgtctcttcGTCTCTTTCTGTCTGCACCTCCCTAAAAAACCACAAAGTGCCAAAGCTCATAAGCCcacaaacaacataaaaagGCCCCAAACTGGCAATGGGATGAGGTAAGAGGCGGAGGGGTTACCCCATGTTGCTGCTTATTATTTGAGttaattaaagcaaatttcaAAAGGATTAAAATGCCAGCAGATTTGCTTAGTTTACTTTTCCTCTTTGAGTTGGGGCAATGCTAATAGGCGATGTTAATGAAAAGAGGAAATGACTACGAGAAGAAAACTTTTTGCTAAAGCAAAAATGACAATTTGTTCCAAAGAGTTTctcataaaataaattcaacaatattaaattaaacagAATCAATTACCAAAGTGCTTTCTAAATGGAAACccaaaacatttttgttgagTTAGGAAACtctcataaatatttttatgcaaaaaaatttaattttcttttgtttttaatcgAAAGTttggaaatggaaataaatTTGGCTTGCATTTTCAATGACTTTTATGAATACAAATTATCATGTCAACTGCTTCATAAAGTTTATAGATGGATCTGCAAAATAcaagattttggaaaaaagtCATTGATATTATCAGCTATTTAAATTAACGAAAATAAACACTAATCGTTATAAATTCGTGGCCACTACTGTATATGCCTTAACTTCTTGAATCGAAGGACTGCATAAAGAAGTGCACTTAAGACGAAAAGGTCAATAATGTACAagatttttataccatacacccatagggtgaaatggtatattaaagtcgccaaaatgtatgtaacaggcagaaggaagcatctccgaccccacaaagtatatatattcttgatcaggatcaacaaccgagtcgatctagccatgtccgtctgtccgtccgtctgtccgtctgtccgtatgaacacctagatctcggagactgcaagagctagagccaccaaatttggtatgtagactcgtgtagtatgtagagtgatcaagtttatttcaaatttttgccacgcccctttccgcccccgcaatttaaaaaaagcgtttatctcaaaaactattccagctagagacaccatatttggtatgtatattcgcttagtgaatgcacatattttgtatgtataaaaattttgccacgcccttttccgcccccgtaatttcaaaaacttgattatctcccgtatttttttaccttatgcaaccaaatttggcacacttaaatttaatactaatatctagcaaaacaccaaatttgatcaaaatcggacagaaaacagtcgagttatgcatataaacgtttttccataaggccggagttggccgttggctggtgggggcgctagggtgctcgtatggttgagtgagcgagatactaagatatgcttgtaaaaagcatgtgaaaatgcatttgtttaataaagttgaaatatttgctttactggtgtatggtatacctaagtcggcgagacgacttacttacttcattatatTGAAGTTTCTTTTACCCAATACgtacaattttaatttataagaaattattatattttgggCTTTCAATAACCGAAATATTTCATACTTAAAGTCCTATAATGTTAAGAAATTTCGTCAATTTGTCACTGAGAAACATTTCTATTTTAGTATggacaaaacaaaattcaagtCATTCCATTATACATTCCTTAATGTAAAGACAAAACTTAAGAGATTCCGTAAAAATGCAGATACATTTAACGGGCAAGTTGTTGAAATCTTAATTTGAACAAGCAATTGAAAAGGAATtaaccaatttcaatttgcagCACTGAATCTGAATATGACGGCAGCTGCTAACCTGTTGAGACCAGTCTTAAAGAGTCCCATAAGTCAGGTGGTAATCTCATTCGCATTTGGTTACTATGCCACAACCAAGATTGGTCAATTTTTAGCCATTCTGTGTAGGCCAACTTTGAAATATTCTAATAATGTGAGCGAAAATCAAGATGAAACATGGCTAAACGAGTCGCCTCGAGGTAAAGATACCTTATTGCTTTCACTTGAACAGTTGTCTGCCTATGATGGCCTACAAACAGATCAACCGATTTACACTGCTCTCAATGGCAAGATCTATGATTTAAGTCCTTCTCGGATGAAGTTCTCGAATCATGGACCTTACTCTCTTATTGCCGGCTGTGATGCCAATCAGGTTCTTAATATTGCCTGTGGTCCGATGGGCGTCAGTGTT is drawn from Drosophila willistoni isolate 14030-0811.24 chromosome 2R unlocalized genomic scaffold, UCI_dwil_1.1 Seg167, whole genome shotgun sequence and contains these coding sequences:
- the LOC6642815 gene encoding membrane steroid-binding protein 2, which encodes MQIHLTALNLNMTAAANLLRPVLKSPISQVVISFAFGYYATTKIGQFLAILCRPTLKYSNNVSENQDETWLNESPRGKDTLLLSLEQLSAYDGLQTDQPIYTALNGKIYDLSPSRMKFSNHGPYSLIAGCDANQVLNIACGPMGVSVDDVVDRWERSLNAEFSIVGYLVDAELTDEKDECINGCTNNNEDDPSVAISESDADATSEL